The following are encoded together in the Panicum virgatum strain AP13 chromosome 6K, P.virgatum_v5, whole genome shotgun sequence genome:
- the LOC120711501 gene encoding protein FAR1-RELATED SEQUENCE 5-like isoform X3 yields the protein MMEPQVVDLEDDSINFWASLGVNPHVDQMPLHNVQIVNHQAQPLPSAAAAQPQSVCRDLFPVEADACLEPRLGMEFESGEAAKTFYIAYAGRVGFSVRIARSRKSKCSESIIMLRFVCSREGFSKEKRSVAAGKKTRKRQASIREGCNAMLEVLRRGDSKWVVTKLVKEHNHEVGLPSRVHYIAIESDAVVDPYIGMEFESLESAKTFYYSYASRTGFEARVRQSRKSQDESLKMLKLVCSRHRYHSGRENNGEDTKRVRASDPSRDGCDALFEIIRKGKDVWTVSKLILEHTHELNPAPASRVHCVRSQGEVLVIANNFADTRNLLLNGQDSQHPREMRYNDLGPEDTQSLFEYLKKRQDEDPSFFYAVQNGKSGLAANIFWADAKARMAYYHFGDAVKFETAYRKNKETIPIIIFLGVNHHVQPVVFGCALLIDESEASFTWLFEKWLEAMHMGPPISLVTEFNRVMGTAIAKVLPDTHHIFCEKHILDTVKEGLHGMFPDIEPLITDMRKCIDCSRIEELFESGWNSVIIKHGLSNNELLQSLYDIRQQWAPAYTKKVFYPGNQMPTTSENIEKVVEKHFSSKTELRVAISQLGEVISSSFDAEVQADYFTMFQMPPLSTASPVEKQGSSIFTSTIFGLFQGQFAESFGYNAERLEDETVHKYSVTRYEGDEEIHTVSFNPDQSTVNCSCCLFESCGILCRHALRIFIIEGVRVLPKAYILKRWTKHAKNIITSENYTDLRGDHEDPSTVRYNDLCCDAVKCAKEGSKSSEIYAIAKDALHKALDEVIRSSKNFREQQTLRSCTTSIKRPIKKFDKAKDSSGKSLKSLKYC from the exons atGATGGAGCCGCAGGTGGTGGACCTCGAGGATGACAGCATCAACTTCTGGGCTTCGCTCGGCGTCAACCCCCATGTCGACCAGATGCCGCTGCACAACGTCCAAATCGTCAACCACCAGGCTCAGCCACTGCCGTCTGCGGCAGCGGCACAGCCGCAGTCCGTCTGCAGGGACCTCTTCCCAGTTGAGGCCGACGCCTGCCTGGAACCTCGGTTGGGGATGGAGTTTGAGTCCGGCGAGGCAGCCAAAACCTTCTACATTGCTTACGCCGGTCGTGTTGGGTTTTCCGTCCGCATTGCCCGGTCGCGCAAGTCCAAGTGCAGTGAGTCCATTATCATGTTACGGTTCGTGTGCTCGAGGGAAGGGTTCAGTAAGGAGAAACGCTCCGTTGCAGCTGGGAAGAAGACGAGGAAGCGGCAGGCCTCCATTAGGGAGGGCTGCAATGCCATGCTCGAGGTGCTCCGCAGAGGCGATAGCAAGTGGGTTGTTACCAAGCTTGTCAAGGAGCACAATCATGAGGTTGGGCTGCCCAGCAGAGTGCATTATATTGCCATCGAGAGTGATGCTGTGGTTGACCCTTACATTGGTATGGAGTTCGAGTCCCTTGAGTCTGCCAAGACATTCTACTACTCATATGCAAGCCGTACTGGGTTTGAAGCTCGTGTGCGTCAGTCCCGCAAGTCGCAAGATGAGTCACTCAAGATGCTGAAGCTCGTGTGCTCGAGGCATCGATACCATTCAGGCCGGGAGAACAATGGAGAGGATACCAAGAGAGTGCGTGCGTCGGACCCCTCTAGGGATGGCTGTGATGCATTGTTTGAGATAATTCGGAAGGGCAAAGATGTATGGACGGTCTCCAAACTCATCCTAGAGCATACTCATGAGCTGAACCCAGCACCAGCAAGCAGAGTTCACTGTGTTCGATCTCAAGGTGAGGTACTTGTCATTGCAAATAATTTTGCCGACACACGCAATCTCCTGCTGAATGGCCAAGATTCTCAGCATCCTAGAGAGATGCGGTATAATGATTTAGGGCCAGAGGACACTCAAAGCCTATTTGAATATCTTAAGAAGAGACAAGATGAGGACCCTTCATTTTTCTATGCCGTGCAGAACGGAAAGAGTGGACTGGCAGCTAATATCTTCTGGGCTGATGCTAAAGCTAGGATGGCTTACTACCATTTCGGTGATGCTGTTAAGTTTGAGACAGCATACCGGAAAAACAAGGAGACTATCCCTATCATCATATTCTTAGGTGTCAATCATCATGTGCAGCCCGTTGTGTTTGGCTGTGCACTACTTATTGATGAGTCTGAGGCATCATTTACATGGTTATTTGAAAAATGGCTCGAGGCAATGCACATGGGGCCACCTATTTCTTTGGTAACAGAGTTCAACCGGGTTATGGGAACTGCTATTGCCAAGGTATTACCTGATACCCACCATATTTTCTGTGAAAAGCATATCTTAGACACCGTGAAGGAGGGGCTACATGGTATGTTTCCAGATATAGAGCCTTTGATAACTGATATGAGGAAGTGCATTGATTGCTCTAGAATAGAAGAATTGTTTGAATCAGGTTGGAACTCGGTCATCATAAAGCATGGACTTAGCAATAATGAGCTTTTACAATCTCTCTATGATATTCGCCAACAATGGGCTCCTGCATACACAAAAAAAGTATTTTATCCTGGAAACCAGATGCCAACAACCAGTGAAAATATAGAGAAGGTTGTTGAGAAGCACTTTTCTTCCAAGACTGAATTGCGGGTGGCGATTTCGCAACTTGGAGAAGTTATTTCCAGTTCATTTGATGCTGAAGTTCAGGCAGATTATTTTACAATGTTCCAAATGCCACCGTTGAGTACTGCCTCACCAGTAGAAAAACAAGGGAGTTCAATATTCACTAGCACAATATTTGGCTTATTTCAGGGGCAATTTGCTGAGTCTTTTGGGTACAATGCCGAGAGACTCGAGGATGAGACAGTACACAAGTATAGTGTCACAAGATATGAGGGTGATGAGGAGATACACACTGTATCTTTCAATCCAGATCAAAGTACCGTGAATTGTAGCTGCTGCCTGTTTGAGAGCTGTGGCATATTGTGCAGGCACGCTCTCCGGATTTTCATTATCGAAGGAGTACGCGTCCTTCCAAAAGCATATATCCTGAAACGTTGGACAAAACATGCAAAAAACATAATCACCTCTGAAAATTACACTGATCTGAGGGGAGACCATGAGGATCCTTCAACTGTAAGGTACAATGATCTCTGCTGTGATGCAGTGAAATGTGCAAAAGAAGGTTCAAAATCCTCTGAAATCTATGCAATTGCTAAAGATGCACTGCACAAGGCTCTTGATGAGGTAATACGATCGTCAAAGAACTTTAGAGAGCAGCAAACTTTGCGAAGCTGTACAACGTCAATAAAAAGGCCAATCAAGAAGTTTGATAAGGCCAAAGATTCCTCCGGTAAAAGCTTAAAGAG TTTAAAATATTGCTAG
- the LOC120711501 gene encoding protein FAR1-RELATED SEQUENCE 5-like isoform X4 has product MMEPQVVDLEDDSINFWASLGVNPHVDQMPLHNVQIVNHQAQPLPSAAAAQPQSVCRDLFPVEADACLEPRLGMEFESGEAAKTFYIAYAGRVGFSVRIARSRKSKCSESIIMLRFVCSREGFSKEKRSVAAGKKTRKRQASIREGCNAMLEVLRRGDSKWVVTKLVKEHNHEVGLPSRVHYIAIESDAVVDPYIGMEFESLESAKTFYYSYASRTGFEARVRQSRKSQDESLKMLKLVCSRHRYHSGRENNGEDTKRVRASDPSRDGCDALFEIIRKGKDVWTVSKLILEHTHELNPAPASRVHCVRSQGEVLVIANNFADTRNLLLNGQDSQHPREMRYNDLGPEDTQSLFEYLKKRQDEDPSFFYAVQNGKSGLAANIFWADAKARMAYYHFGDAVKFETAYRKNKETIPIIIFLGVNHHVQPVVFGCALLIDESEASFTWLFEKWLEAMHMGPPISLVTEFNRVMGTAIAKVLPDTHHIFCEKHILDTVKEGLHGMFPDIEPLITDMRKCIDCSRIEELFESGWNSVIIKHGLSNNELLQSLYDIRQQWAPAYTKKVFYPGNQMPTTSENIEKVVEKHFSSKTELRVAISQLGEVISSSFDAEVQADYFTMFQMPPLSTASPVEKQGSSIFTSTIFGLFQGQFAESFGYNAERLEDETVHKYSVTRYEGDEEIHTVSFNPDQSTVNCSCCLFESCGILCRHALRIFIIEGVRVLPKAYILKRWTKHAKNIITSENYTDLRGDHEDPSTVRYNDLCCDAVKCAKEGSKSSEIYAIAKDALHKALDEVIRSSKNFREQQTLRSCTTSIKRPIKKFDKAKDSSGKSLKSV; this is encoded by the exons atGATGGAGCCGCAGGTGGTGGACCTCGAGGATGACAGCATCAACTTCTGGGCTTCGCTCGGCGTCAACCCCCATGTCGACCAGATGCCGCTGCACAACGTCCAAATCGTCAACCACCAGGCTCAGCCACTGCCGTCTGCGGCAGCGGCACAGCCGCAGTCCGTCTGCAGGGACCTCTTCCCAGTTGAGGCCGACGCCTGCCTGGAACCTCGGTTGGGGATGGAGTTTGAGTCCGGCGAGGCAGCCAAAACCTTCTACATTGCTTACGCCGGTCGTGTTGGGTTTTCCGTCCGCATTGCCCGGTCGCGCAAGTCCAAGTGCAGTGAGTCCATTATCATGTTACGGTTCGTGTGCTCGAGGGAAGGGTTCAGTAAGGAGAAACGCTCCGTTGCAGCTGGGAAGAAGACGAGGAAGCGGCAGGCCTCCATTAGGGAGGGCTGCAATGCCATGCTCGAGGTGCTCCGCAGAGGCGATAGCAAGTGGGTTGTTACCAAGCTTGTCAAGGAGCACAATCATGAGGTTGGGCTGCCCAGCAGAGTGCATTATATTGCCATCGAGAGTGATGCTGTGGTTGACCCTTACATTGGTATGGAGTTCGAGTCCCTTGAGTCTGCCAAGACATTCTACTACTCATATGCAAGCCGTACTGGGTTTGAAGCTCGTGTGCGTCAGTCCCGCAAGTCGCAAGATGAGTCACTCAAGATGCTGAAGCTCGTGTGCTCGAGGCATCGATACCATTCAGGCCGGGAGAACAATGGAGAGGATACCAAGAGAGTGCGTGCGTCGGACCCCTCTAGGGATGGCTGTGATGCATTGTTTGAGATAATTCGGAAGGGCAAAGATGTATGGACGGTCTCCAAACTCATCCTAGAGCATACTCATGAGCTGAACCCAGCACCAGCAAGCAGAGTTCACTGTGTTCGATCTCAAGGTGAGGTACTTGTCATTGCAAATAATTTTGCCGACACACGCAATCTCCTGCTGAATGGCCAAGATTCTCAGCATCCTAGAGAGATGCGGTATAATGATTTAGGGCCAGAGGACACTCAAAGCCTATTTGAATATCTTAAGAAGAGACAAGATGAGGACCCTTCATTTTTCTATGCCGTGCAGAACGGAAAGAGTGGACTGGCAGCTAATATCTTCTGGGCTGATGCTAAAGCTAGGATGGCTTACTACCATTTCGGTGATGCTGTTAAGTTTGAGACAGCATACCGGAAAAACAAGGAGACTATCCCTATCATCATATTCTTAGGTGTCAATCATCATGTGCAGCCCGTTGTGTTTGGCTGTGCACTACTTATTGATGAGTCTGAGGCATCATTTACATGGTTATTTGAAAAATGGCTCGAGGCAATGCACATGGGGCCACCTATTTCTTTGGTAACAGAGTTCAACCGGGTTATGGGAACTGCTATTGCCAAGGTATTACCTGATACCCACCATATTTTCTGTGAAAAGCATATCTTAGACACCGTGAAGGAGGGGCTACATGGTATGTTTCCAGATATAGAGCCTTTGATAACTGATATGAGGAAGTGCATTGATTGCTCTAGAATAGAAGAATTGTTTGAATCAGGTTGGAACTCGGTCATCATAAAGCATGGACTTAGCAATAATGAGCTTTTACAATCTCTCTATGATATTCGCCAACAATGGGCTCCTGCATACACAAAAAAAGTATTTTATCCTGGAAACCAGATGCCAACAACCAGTGAAAATATAGAGAAGGTTGTTGAGAAGCACTTTTCTTCCAAGACTGAATTGCGGGTGGCGATTTCGCAACTTGGAGAAGTTATTTCCAGTTCATTTGATGCTGAAGTTCAGGCAGATTATTTTACAATGTTCCAAATGCCACCGTTGAGTACTGCCTCACCAGTAGAAAAACAAGGGAGTTCAATATTCACTAGCACAATATTTGGCTTATTTCAGGGGCAATTTGCTGAGTCTTTTGGGTACAATGCCGAGAGACTCGAGGATGAGACAGTACACAAGTATAGTGTCACAAGATATGAGGGTGATGAGGAGATACACACTGTATCTTTCAATCCAGATCAAAGTACCGTGAATTGTAGCTGCTGCCTGTTTGAGAGCTGTGGCATATTGTGCAGGCACGCTCTCCGGATTTTCATTATCGAAGGAGTACGCGTCCTTCCAAAAGCATATATCCTGAAACGTTGGACAAAACATGCAAAAAACATAATCACCTCTGAAAATTACACTGATCTGAGGGGAGACCATGAGGATCCTTCAACTGTAAGGTACAATGATCTCTGCTGTGATGCAGTGAAATGTGCAAAAGAAGGTTCAAAATCCTCTGAAATCTATGCAATTGCTAAAGATGCACTGCACAAGGCTCTTGATGAGGTAATACGATCGTCAAAGAACTTTAGAGAGCAGCAAACTTTGCGAAGCTGTACAACGTCAATAAAAAGGCCAATCAAGAAGTTTGATAAGGCCAAAGATTCCTCCGGTAAAAGCTTAAAGAG TGTTTAA
- the LOC120711501 gene encoding protein FAR1-RELATED SEQUENCE 5-like isoform X1: protein MMEPQVVDLEDDSINFWASLGVNPHVDQMPLHNVQIVNHQAQPLPSAAAAQPQSVCRDLFPVEADACLEPRLGMEFESGEAAKTFYIAYAGRVGFSVRIARSRKSKCSESIIMLRFVCSREGFSKEKRSVAAGKKTRKRQASIREGCNAMLEVLRRGDSKWVVTKLVKEHNHEVGLPSRVHYIAIESDAVVDPYIGMEFESLESAKTFYYSYASRTGFEARVRQSRKSQDESLKMLKLVCSRHRYHSGRENNGEDTKRVRASDPSRDGCDALFEIIRKGKDVWTVSKLILEHTHELNPAPASRVHCVRSQGEVLVIANNFADTRNLLLNGQDSQHPREMRYNDLGPEDTQSLFEYLKKRQDEDPSFFYAVQNGKSGLAANIFWADAKARMAYYHFGDAVKFETAYRKNKETIPIIIFLGVNHHVQPVVFGCALLIDESEASFTWLFEKWLEAMHMGPPISLVTEFNRVMGTAIAKVLPDTHHIFCEKHILDTVKEGLHGMFPDIEPLITDMRKCIDCSRIEELFESGWNSVIIKHGLSNNELLQSLYDIRQQWAPAYTKKVFYPGNQMPTTSENIEKVVEKHFSSKTELRVAISQLGEVISSSFDAEVQADYFTMFQMPPLSTASPVEKQGSSIFTSTIFGLFQGQFAESFGYNAERLEDETVHKYSVTRYEGDEEIHTVSFNPDQSTVNCSCCLFESCGILCRHALRIFIIEGVRVLPKAYILKRWTKHAKNIITSENYTDLRGDHEDPSTVRYNDLCCDAVKCAKEGSKSSEIYAIAKDALHKALDEVIRSSKNFREQQTLRSCTTSIKRPIKKFDKAKDSSGKSLKRSASKSPLMESDDIR, encoded by the coding sequence atGATGGAGCCGCAGGTGGTGGACCTCGAGGATGACAGCATCAACTTCTGGGCTTCGCTCGGCGTCAACCCCCATGTCGACCAGATGCCGCTGCACAACGTCCAAATCGTCAACCACCAGGCTCAGCCACTGCCGTCTGCGGCAGCGGCACAGCCGCAGTCCGTCTGCAGGGACCTCTTCCCAGTTGAGGCCGACGCCTGCCTGGAACCTCGGTTGGGGATGGAGTTTGAGTCCGGCGAGGCAGCCAAAACCTTCTACATTGCTTACGCCGGTCGTGTTGGGTTTTCCGTCCGCATTGCCCGGTCGCGCAAGTCCAAGTGCAGTGAGTCCATTATCATGTTACGGTTCGTGTGCTCGAGGGAAGGGTTCAGTAAGGAGAAACGCTCCGTTGCAGCTGGGAAGAAGACGAGGAAGCGGCAGGCCTCCATTAGGGAGGGCTGCAATGCCATGCTCGAGGTGCTCCGCAGAGGCGATAGCAAGTGGGTTGTTACCAAGCTTGTCAAGGAGCACAATCATGAGGTTGGGCTGCCCAGCAGAGTGCATTATATTGCCATCGAGAGTGATGCTGTGGTTGACCCTTACATTGGTATGGAGTTCGAGTCCCTTGAGTCTGCCAAGACATTCTACTACTCATATGCAAGCCGTACTGGGTTTGAAGCTCGTGTGCGTCAGTCCCGCAAGTCGCAAGATGAGTCACTCAAGATGCTGAAGCTCGTGTGCTCGAGGCATCGATACCATTCAGGCCGGGAGAACAATGGAGAGGATACCAAGAGAGTGCGTGCGTCGGACCCCTCTAGGGATGGCTGTGATGCATTGTTTGAGATAATTCGGAAGGGCAAAGATGTATGGACGGTCTCCAAACTCATCCTAGAGCATACTCATGAGCTGAACCCAGCACCAGCAAGCAGAGTTCACTGTGTTCGATCTCAAGGTGAGGTACTTGTCATTGCAAATAATTTTGCCGACACACGCAATCTCCTGCTGAATGGCCAAGATTCTCAGCATCCTAGAGAGATGCGGTATAATGATTTAGGGCCAGAGGACACTCAAAGCCTATTTGAATATCTTAAGAAGAGACAAGATGAGGACCCTTCATTTTTCTATGCCGTGCAGAACGGAAAGAGTGGACTGGCAGCTAATATCTTCTGGGCTGATGCTAAAGCTAGGATGGCTTACTACCATTTCGGTGATGCTGTTAAGTTTGAGACAGCATACCGGAAAAACAAGGAGACTATCCCTATCATCATATTCTTAGGTGTCAATCATCATGTGCAGCCCGTTGTGTTTGGCTGTGCACTACTTATTGATGAGTCTGAGGCATCATTTACATGGTTATTTGAAAAATGGCTCGAGGCAATGCACATGGGGCCACCTATTTCTTTGGTAACAGAGTTCAACCGGGTTATGGGAACTGCTATTGCCAAGGTATTACCTGATACCCACCATATTTTCTGTGAAAAGCATATCTTAGACACCGTGAAGGAGGGGCTACATGGTATGTTTCCAGATATAGAGCCTTTGATAACTGATATGAGGAAGTGCATTGATTGCTCTAGAATAGAAGAATTGTTTGAATCAGGTTGGAACTCGGTCATCATAAAGCATGGACTTAGCAATAATGAGCTTTTACAATCTCTCTATGATATTCGCCAACAATGGGCTCCTGCATACACAAAAAAAGTATTTTATCCTGGAAACCAGATGCCAACAACCAGTGAAAATATAGAGAAGGTTGTTGAGAAGCACTTTTCTTCCAAGACTGAATTGCGGGTGGCGATTTCGCAACTTGGAGAAGTTATTTCCAGTTCATTTGATGCTGAAGTTCAGGCAGATTATTTTACAATGTTCCAAATGCCACCGTTGAGTACTGCCTCACCAGTAGAAAAACAAGGGAGTTCAATATTCACTAGCACAATATTTGGCTTATTTCAGGGGCAATTTGCTGAGTCTTTTGGGTACAATGCCGAGAGACTCGAGGATGAGACAGTACACAAGTATAGTGTCACAAGATATGAGGGTGATGAGGAGATACACACTGTATCTTTCAATCCAGATCAAAGTACCGTGAATTGTAGCTGCTGCCTGTTTGAGAGCTGTGGCATATTGTGCAGGCACGCTCTCCGGATTTTCATTATCGAAGGAGTACGCGTCCTTCCAAAAGCATATATCCTGAAACGTTGGACAAAACATGCAAAAAACATAATCACCTCTGAAAATTACACTGATCTGAGGGGAGACCATGAGGATCCTTCAACTGTAAGGTACAATGATCTCTGCTGTGATGCAGTGAAATGTGCAAAAGAAGGTTCAAAATCCTCTGAAATCTATGCAATTGCTAAAGATGCACTGCACAAGGCTCTTGATGAGGTAATACGATCGTCAAAGAACTTTAGAGAGCAGCAAACTTTGCGAAGCTGTACAACGTCAATAAAAAGGCCAATCAAGAAGTTTGATAAGGCCAAAGATTCCTCCGGTAAAAGCTTAAAGAGGTCAGCATCTAAAAGTCCCCTCATGGAGAGTGATGATATTAGATGA
- the LOC120711501 gene encoding protein FAR1-RELATED SEQUENCE 5-like isoform X2: MMEPQVVDLEDDSINFWASLGVNPHVDQMPLHNVQIVNHQAQPLPSAAAAQPQSVCRDLFPVEADACLEPRLGMEFESGEAAKTFYIAYAGRVGFSVRIARSRKSKCSESIIMLRFVCSREGFSKEKRSVAAGKKTRKRQASIREGCNAMLEVLRRGDSKWVVTKLVKEHNHEVGLPSRVHYIAIESDAVVDPYIGMEFESLESAKTFYYSYASRTGFEARVRQSRKSQDESLKMLKLVCSRHRYHSGRENNGEDTKRVRASDPSRDGCDALFEIIRKGKDVWTVSKLILEHTHELNPAPASRVHCVRSQGEVLVIANNFADTRNLLLNGQDSQHPREMRYNDLGPEDTQSLFEYLKKRQDEDPSFFYAVQNGKSGLAANIFWADAKARMAYYHFGDAVKFETAYRKNKETIPIIIFLGVNHHVQPVVFGCALLIDESEASFTWLFEKWLEAMHMGPPISLVTEFNRVMGTAIAKVLPDTHHIFCEKHILDTVKEGLHGMFPDIEPLITDMRKCIDCSRIEELFESGWNSVIIKHGLSNNELLQSLYDIRQQWAPAYTKKVFYPGNQMPTTSENIEKVVEKHFSSKTELRVAISQLGEVISSSFDAEVQADYFTMFQMPPLSTASPVEKQGSSIFTSTIFGLFQGQFAESFGYNAERLEDETVHKYSVTRYEGDEEIHTVSFNPDQSTVNCSCCLFESCGILCRHALRIFIIEGVRVLPKAYILKRWTKHAKNIITSENYTDLRGDHEDPSTVRYNDLCCDAVKCAKEGSKSSEIYAIAKDALHKALDEVIRSSKNFREQQTLRSCTTSIKRPIKKFDKAKDSSGKSLKRYFSVLANG, from the exons atGATGGAGCCGCAGGTGGTGGACCTCGAGGATGACAGCATCAACTTCTGGGCTTCGCTCGGCGTCAACCCCCATGTCGACCAGATGCCGCTGCACAACGTCCAAATCGTCAACCACCAGGCTCAGCCACTGCCGTCTGCGGCAGCGGCACAGCCGCAGTCCGTCTGCAGGGACCTCTTCCCAGTTGAGGCCGACGCCTGCCTGGAACCTCGGTTGGGGATGGAGTTTGAGTCCGGCGAGGCAGCCAAAACCTTCTACATTGCTTACGCCGGTCGTGTTGGGTTTTCCGTCCGCATTGCCCGGTCGCGCAAGTCCAAGTGCAGTGAGTCCATTATCATGTTACGGTTCGTGTGCTCGAGGGAAGGGTTCAGTAAGGAGAAACGCTCCGTTGCAGCTGGGAAGAAGACGAGGAAGCGGCAGGCCTCCATTAGGGAGGGCTGCAATGCCATGCTCGAGGTGCTCCGCAGAGGCGATAGCAAGTGGGTTGTTACCAAGCTTGTCAAGGAGCACAATCATGAGGTTGGGCTGCCCAGCAGAGTGCATTATATTGCCATCGAGAGTGATGCTGTGGTTGACCCTTACATTGGTATGGAGTTCGAGTCCCTTGAGTCTGCCAAGACATTCTACTACTCATATGCAAGCCGTACTGGGTTTGAAGCTCGTGTGCGTCAGTCCCGCAAGTCGCAAGATGAGTCACTCAAGATGCTGAAGCTCGTGTGCTCGAGGCATCGATACCATTCAGGCCGGGAGAACAATGGAGAGGATACCAAGAGAGTGCGTGCGTCGGACCCCTCTAGGGATGGCTGTGATGCATTGTTTGAGATAATTCGGAAGGGCAAAGATGTATGGACGGTCTCCAAACTCATCCTAGAGCATACTCATGAGCTGAACCCAGCACCAGCAAGCAGAGTTCACTGTGTTCGATCTCAAGGTGAGGTACTTGTCATTGCAAATAATTTTGCCGACACACGCAATCTCCTGCTGAATGGCCAAGATTCTCAGCATCCTAGAGAGATGCGGTATAATGATTTAGGGCCAGAGGACACTCAAAGCCTATTTGAATATCTTAAGAAGAGACAAGATGAGGACCCTTCATTTTTCTATGCCGTGCAGAACGGAAAGAGTGGACTGGCAGCTAATATCTTCTGGGCTGATGCTAAAGCTAGGATGGCTTACTACCATTTCGGTGATGCTGTTAAGTTTGAGACAGCATACCGGAAAAACAAGGAGACTATCCCTATCATCATATTCTTAGGTGTCAATCATCATGTGCAGCCCGTTGTGTTTGGCTGTGCACTACTTATTGATGAGTCTGAGGCATCATTTACATGGTTATTTGAAAAATGGCTCGAGGCAATGCACATGGGGCCACCTATTTCTTTGGTAACAGAGTTCAACCGGGTTATGGGAACTGCTATTGCCAAGGTATTACCTGATACCCACCATATTTTCTGTGAAAAGCATATCTTAGACACCGTGAAGGAGGGGCTACATGGTATGTTTCCAGATATAGAGCCTTTGATAACTGATATGAGGAAGTGCATTGATTGCTCTAGAATAGAAGAATTGTTTGAATCAGGTTGGAACTCGGTCATCATAAAGCATGGACTTAGCAATAATGAGCTTTTACAATCTCTCTATGATATTCGCCAACAATGGGCTCCTGCATACACAAAAAAAGTATTTTATCCTGGAAACCAGATGCCAACAACCAGTGAAAATATAGAGAAGGTTGTTGAGAAGCACTTTTCTTCCAAGACTGAATTGCGGGTGGCGATTTCGCAACTTGGAGAAGTTATTTCCAGTTCATTTGATGCTGAAGTTCAGGCAGATTATTTTACAATGTTCCAAATGCCACCGTTGAGTACTGCCTCACCAGTAGAAAAACAAGGGAGTTCAATATTCACTAGCACAATATTTGGCTTATTTCAGGGGCAATTTGCTGAGTCTTTTGGGTACAATGCCGAGAGACTCGAGGATGAGACAGTACACAAGTATAGTGTCACAAGATATGAGGGTGATGAGGAGATACACACTGTATCTTTCAATCCAGATCAAAGTACCGTGAATTGTAGCTGCTGCCTGTTTGAGAGCTGTGGCATATTGTGCAGGCACGCTCTCCGGATTTTCATTATCGAAGGAGTACGCGTCCTTCCAAAAGCATATATCCTGAAACGTTGGACAAAACATGCAAAAAACATAATCACCTCTGAAAATTACACTGATCTGAGGGGAGACCATGAGGATCCTTCAACTGTAAGGTACAATGATCTCTGCTGTGATGCAGTGAAATGTGCAAAAGAAGGTTCAAAATCCTCTGAAATCTATGCAATTGCTAAAGATGCACTGCACAAGGCTCTTGATGAGGTAATACGATCGTCAAAGAACTTTAGAGAGCAGCAAACTTTGCGAAGCTGTACAACGTCAATAAAAAGGCCAATCAAGAAGTTTGATAAGGCCAAAGATTCCTCCGGTAAAAGCTTAAAGAG ATATTTTTCTGTGCTTGCAAATGGTTAA